The genomic interval ATGTACATGACTGTGAGAGGCCCATagtacatcccaaccacagtcaGGTGGGAAGAGCAGGTAATAAGGGCTTTCTTTCTGCCCTCATTTGACGGCATTTTGAGCACAGTGAACAGAATTAGTGAGTAGGAGGCCAGAATGGCAGCAAGAGGAGGAATGAGTAAGGTCACACCCATCAAATAAACCATGAGTTCATATCTGGAAGTATCTGCACAGGCCAGCTTCAGCAATGGAGGGATCTCACAGAACAGGTGTCTAATCTGCCGGGATTTGCAGAAGGGATACTGCATAGTGTAGATGGTATATCCAAGGGCACTCAGAGAGGCTGGAATCCAGGAGATGGCCACCATAAGCCAGCAGATGCTTGGCCTCATGAAGATCATGTAGTTCAATGGATGACAAATGGCCACATACCTATCATAGGCCATGAAGGCTAGAAGGAGGTCCTCTGCACTACCCAATGCTAGTTCCAAGAACATCTGAAGGGCACACCCACCAAAGGTGATGGTGTTGTCTTTGAGCAGGAAGTCCATGACAGCTTTGGGACTGATAACTGAGGTGAGAAGAAGGTCCATGAGAGATAGCTGCCCAAGCAGGAGGTACATAGGAACATGGAGGTAGATATCCATTGTGATGACTAGGATCAGCATTCCATTGCTGATCAGTGCCAGCATGTACAGGGCAGCAATTGTAGCACAGAGCAGTTCAGGAGAGCCACTGCCATCCAGGATTCCCACCAAGATGAAGCCACTTCCCAGTGTGGAGTTCCAGGGCTCCATTTGGTGTGGTCTCTTTAGTTGCCTAGAAACAGTTGACTCAGTTGAGTTTTGCTACTATGGACCTAATTTTGTAAAACTGAAGGCCTCTGAGGGTATGCAATACGAGTATCATAAGATAACATTTTATTCCTATTAAATAGCTAAGCTTCTTGGTTTGcaaatttcttgttttttaattgtaTCTTGATAAAATTTTGTCTATGCATAGAAGAGGTATAAAGTAATACCTAAACACCATGATATTCCTTTATGAAATACTGATCAGGACATTAAACTGGTAGAAATGTATTTCCTAGAAAAGTTAAATTATCCTTTGTGTTAAGTTTAAAGAAATATTCTGTCATGCATGTCCTTTAGTATTACATTTGGCTAATGGCTTACATAGTCTAGTTTTTTATAGGTGCATTTAAATATGTATTCCCAAGGTGGTTCAGAGATGGGATTTCAATAAATTACTTCCACAAATTTTTGCACATTTCTTGGCTTTGTTTGTATATTCTAAGATGGGATATTTCTATGTATCCAAAAGTCACCTCATTTGATAGTGCTCTTGTCGGGAgcttatgggtgctgggatttcaagtaTGCATCAAACTGCTCATATCTTCTACATTTCATAATCCAACATGTTTATAGTGAGCCCATTAAAAGAAGACAAACTTGCTTACCTTAGGTATCTCTGTTGCTCAGCCCCACCTTTTTCACAAGTCTTGAGAGGACTATTAAGTGTCAGGAACTAGACTATAGTAATGAGAAAAATTATTGCTTTTAGACTTATACCTTTATGATCAATACaaacatatttgtttgttttactatatTAGTATTCAATGAGTGCATGGAATGATACAGATTTGCAACACATGGATCCTTTCACAGAAACAAGAGTCTGCTTTGGCTTAGAGAGATAGTGAAAGTAACTATGGAACAGCTAGTTGTTGTTGTATTTAGGCCTAATAATTCCAGCCCAATATTGCCTTTAGCCTTGATGCTTACTTCCTCCCCTGCAAGTATGAACCACATCCAGTAGATAGAAGGGGTGcacagatgggaaaaaaaatcaagttttcttCTGGAAAGCTGCTGTTGATGCATGTTTCCCAAACTCATAGAGAAGGTAACAAGGAGCAGGTGTCTGAGATTGACAGTTGCCAACTGCTGTATATCATGTCAGGTGAAGCCAACTCCAAATGTAAAGTGAAAGATGTAAAAATGAAGCATTATTCTATAACTCATGTAGCCACATCAtggcatatatatctatatacaaatctacacacctacacaaacacacacacacatgtacacacacaacacgtgtgtgtgtgtcaatataTATTGACATCTCATTAGCTTTCATCATTTTCACTAGGGGACGTTAGTACCTTAAGAGGTAACGTTTTGAGAACATGGAATAAGTGTCAATTCATGAGGTCATTTTAGGGCATTCATAACCTTCTAATATTTATTATCAGAAGCTATGTTGTCTACAGACTCTGAAGACAGGTACTGAGATACTATTAGGAAGAAAGTGCCCATATCTAGATTCTAACACAGACTTTAATCCTACATAATCCTTCCTTCTTAGCATtcaaaaaaatctgaaatgaGAGATTAGAAGATCGATGGAGCCCAAAGAACTAGGGAATTGACATGTCACTTATCATTAAAAGATAAATTCCTTACCTCTGGTCCTGAGAAGCCTAGCTACTTGACCACCTGTAGCTTCTTTTGGGCTTATTGAAGACTGAGGCTATTTCAGTGCACGCAGGAAGTTAAGATGTAGTTAGCTTCAGCAGCATGTAACAGATTTCTCTGTTAAGTTGCCAAAATATTGCTGCCAGGTGTCAGGGCTGTTTCATTCTATCCTTGAACCTAAAGATGCTCACTGGAGAAGGAAGTAAGGAGAGCTAGGCAACAAACAGTCTAGGTAGCATCTTAAGGATTAAGAAGACTTCCTTTGTGAGAATTGGTGAAAGCTCCTTCTGTTCTACAGGTTTCATGGAGGCAGTCCCTTTGAGTTAAAACCAGGTTTCAGACATTCTAACATCTGGTAactcaagtttctttttttcctactgcTATCTGTGTGCAATGGTGAATGAAGAAAGTAGACATTTGAAGAGATATTCAGAGCCCTCTTATGTACAGCTTCATGTCTCTGGAGCCAAGAGTAAGCTAGGGGTTTGTCAAAGGACTTTGTCTTTAGATTCTAgaacctcctttcttctttctcctatgCATGGCTTCAGGGGGACTTATTTCCCAGTTGAAATGGCCTCCCTTGGAAATGTTGAGATGGGGAATGGTAAATTAATGAGTCCTCTTGGGTATGATCCTGACTTGCTTTCCCTGAGCTCTTCTGTCACTTAATGGACTCTACAGTGCCAGATTTGTTTCTCCTATGAACACAGGATCTACTTCCCTTAGCCTCAAAATTGGTGAGATTAGCAGTGCACAAATACCCAACTTTCCTTGATTTCAATGGGATTCTAAAAGAAATGTTGACAgcccattttaaaatatctaacttTAGCTACCTTCAGGAATTTGTTGTATGGTTTGCACCCTGGCCTATGGCATAAGGTCACATCACCAGCATTTATAGAATGTTGTTTCCCTTATTCTGCTCCTCTTTTGCTAGATTATTTCCACTTCTATATAGTTGCTCCTGTGTGGAGTCTGCAGGTATGAGATATTCCACTTATTTACTCTGGTAAATCAGTACAGGTTGTCTGGGGGTTCATGTCTTGGTGCCATCAATGTTTGCTACTGAAAGGAAACTTAGATGCCCAGGTATTACACAGGAAATACAATGGTATTAAAGTTGTTGGATAGGCAATATTCATTGAAGTCTTTTAAATGTTTCAGACCTAAAAGATAGGTTTCATAATGTAAATGCAATCAGATGACAATGACCTATCAATGGCACAATTGGTCAAGGAATGTATGTGTTTTAAGatgatgagaaaacaaaactgcATACCCAGACACTTCCTACAAAGCTGAACTGTCACCAGTGAATGAGgacaaattaaaagcaaaaaattcATGTTGTCCTGTACAATCTTGTACCTTGGCCTGTTTGGAAACTTTACTCATTCCACTCTGCAGGTCAGCGAGTTCCCACCTACCCGAGTCATCAGGTGCAGACCTCTCCATCTCCGTCTACTATCCCCTGGCTCCTCCAGGTCTCTCTTCCCTGAGCAGTCAAATATATCCACTCCTTGgggtatagaaagaaaaaaaagctacaaTAACTGAAACACAAAACAGGACTAAGCACAATAGTGGAAAAGAGACAGCGATGCATTTCTCtacaataactttaaatattaatggccTAGACTCACTAATCAAAAGACACAGATTAGTTtaataaattaagaaacaaaattcacATAGACAGTATGTCTATTCTCTATAcacttattcaatatagtgccTAAATTTTAGTTATAGCAATAGGATAAGTAAATTAAAGGGATGTAAATAGCAATATATAAGTCAAAGTATCCCTATATGTAGACATTATCGTCTTATACATAGAAGGCCCAAGGACAACCCTAAACTTGTCTAAGAACTGTTGAATGTTTTTTTAGCAATTGCAACAGAATATATAATTAGTGCTCACAAGTACGTATTTTTCCTATATATCAATGATGAAAAAGGAATCAGGGAAAACATTCCATCCatattagatataaaattaattctttaGGAATAAACTTAAAAGGAATTACAGACATCTTCAATAACATTTTTATGATACTGAAGAGAGCAATTTAGAGATAACAGAAAACCTGAAAGGCCTTTCATGCTCACGAGTTGAAGAATATATCTTGTGAAAATGACAgtaccaaaatcaatctacataTTTAATGTGGCTTCATTCCAAAGTCCAAGgccattaattaaaaaaattgacaaagaaatctcaaaatttatattttagtacAAACAACCAAAGACAGCTAAAGCATTCTTGATCTTGAGGCTTCCTGCTGCTTCTTCAAACTTGGGCTGGTTGGcaagccttgcagtttcttctagATTGAACTGCTCTTGCTGATTTGTGTGTGATGTCTGCCAAGAAGGCTGTACTGCAGCGGCTGGTTTGTGTTTGGTGCTTGCTAGTAGACTGCCCCAGTGGCactgaactgggatcagaagacctggaagagggAACTGAaggacaggggacacaaagaatgagcggcttgtctataggctgatcaaatcactgattttactttttcacacagaggttatttatatacacaaaaaggcaggatgtggggaaggggatgatgcagaagtgtaggtattcagggggagtacagatatcttccagaacagagtgtcagctggatgaaggttcaggggacagaacactatgactccacctatgattcacttgtccttatcaaAGTTGGTATTATCCACCAAgactacccaaggtctatgaatattcaggctggcaattttccaccaaagctgcttgtttacaatagctgtttcagtgtttttccacagagacccaagaccttgtgttagcaggctgacttaggcctatggctgattttaggccttcagtgtataagcaaagctgcccctgacagtaGACTGTACTGAAAACAATGAAGACTGGAATCACTCCAAAGAACTGCTTCTAACCAGGTCAACTTCCCCCATTATactaataatctttcttt from Arvicanthis niloticus isolate mArvNil1 chromosome 1, mArvNil1.pat.X, whole genome shotgun sequence carries:
- the LOC117698751 gene encoding olfactory receptor 2AG1-like, which encodes MEPWNSTLGSGFILVGILDGSGSPELLCATIAALYMLALISNGMLILVITMDIYLHVPMYLLLGQLSLMDLLLTSVISPKAVMDFLLKDNTITFGGCALQMFLELALGSAEDLLLAFMAYDRYVAICHPLNYMIFMRPSICWLMVAISWIPASLSALGYTIYTMQYPFCKSRQIRHLFCEIPPLLKLACADTSRYELMVYLMGVTLLIPPLAAILASYSLILFTVLKMPSNEGRKKALITCSSHLTVVGMYYGPLTVMYILPSSYHSSKQENILSFLYTIVTPALNPLIYSLRNKEVSGALKRVLGKWLFSTYPNL